A window of the Brassica oleracea var. oleracea cultivar TO1000 chromosome C1, BOL, whole genome shotgun sequence genome harbors these coding sequences:
- the LOC106342485 gene encoding endo-1,3;1,4-beta-D-glucanase-like, producing MLGPQCCENPPVLNPLSGSGHVEKLGGLDVYVSGSPDSNKCVLLVSDIYGYEAPNLRALADKVAASGFYVVVPDYFYGDPYDPSHQDRPVPVWIKDHSPDKGFEDTKPVLEAIKNKGITAIGAAGMCWGGKVVVELSKEELIQAAVLLHPTYVTVDDIKDVKVPIAILGAENDFLTPPALVKQFEEILASKPEVGSYVKIFPNVSHGWTTRYDINDPEAVKAAEEAHKEMLDWFVTYVQ from the exons ATGTTGGGACCTCAGTGCTGCGAAAACCCGCCGGTTCTTAACCCGCTCTCCGGGTCGGGTCATGTGGAGAAGCTGGGTGGCCTAGATGTATACGTCTCTGGCTCTCCAGATTCCAACAAGTGCGTCCTCCTCGTCTCGGATATTTATG GCTATGAAGCTCCAAACTTGAG GGCGCTTGCGGACAAGGTTGCAGCTTCAGGATTCTATGTTGTGGTTCCTGATTACTTCTACGGAGATCCTTATGATCCCTCTCATCAAGACAGACCCGTCCCTGTCTGGATCAAAGACCATAGCCCT GATAAGGGGTTTGAAGATACAAAGCCAGTACTTGAAGCCATTAAGAACAAAGGCATAACTGCCATTGGAGCTGCAGGGATGTGCTGGGGTG GAAAAGTGGTTGTGGAATTGTCTAAAGAAGAGCTGATCCAAGCAGCTGTTTTGCTTCATCCTACTTATGTCACTGTCGATGATATCAAGG ATGTGAAGGTTCCAATAGCTATACTAGGAGCTGAGAATGATTTTTTGACCCCACCAGCACTCGTGAAGCAATTTGAGGAGATTCTTGCTTCTAAACCCGAG GTGGGTAGTTATGTGAAGATTTTCCCCAATGTCTCGCACGGTTGGACAACTCGGTATGACATCAATGATCCAGAGGCGGTTAAAGCTGCGGAAGAAGCTCACAAGGAGATGCTTGATTGGTTTGTGACTTACGTCCAATGA